A single window of Chloracidobacterium thermophilum B DNA harbors:
- the nuoK gene encoding NADH-quinone oxidoreductase subunit NuoK produces MMTFLALAAGWVAQQASEASFMERYLQGLKEVDTSKFLVLSAIIFSIGIGGVLIRRNIIVIFMSVELMLSAANLNFIAFARYWQTQGSLYAYNGHVMTIFVIVVAAAEAALGLGLLLALYRNRETVAADEINLLKW; encoded by the coding sequence ATGATGACGTTTTTGGCGTTGGCGGCCGGATGGGTCGCGCAACAGGCTTCCGAAGCCTCGTTCATGGAACGCTACCTCCAGGGGCTGAAGGAGGTGGACACCTCGAAGTTTCTGGTGCTGAGCGCCATCATTTTCAGCATTGGCATTGGCGGTGTGCTCATCCGGCGCAACATCATCGTCATCTTTATGTCGGTGGAGCTGATGCTGAGCGCCGCCAACCTCAACTTCATTGCCTTCGCGCGCTACTGGCAGACCCAGGGGAGTCTCTACGCCTACAACGGCCACGTCATGACGATTTTCGTCATCGTGGTGGCCGCAGCCGAAGCCGCACTGGGGCTGGGACTGCTTCTGGCGCTGTACCGCAACCGCGAAACGGTGGCGGCTGACGAAATCAACCTGCTCAAGTGGTGA
- a CDS encoding NADH-quinone oxidoreductase subunit J, protein MLLVGWEAVFFWVLTLVALFAAVFTVSARNPVHCALFLISTLIATAGLFLLLRAEFVAGAQILVYVGGILVLFLFVLMLVNTRSEVENPFNRQDKAGAVIAALVGLSLLGAVTYTQQRGGFFKTRPSADRMAIENARPDPNAPAGVISADTETLGVTLYTRAVLPFEIASVLLLMAIVGSVLLARDRRQEEIYD, encoded by the coding sequence ATGTTGCTCGTTGGCTGGGAAGCCGTCTTCTTCTGGGTGCTGACGCTGGTGGCGCTCTTTGCTGCCGTTTTTACCGTGTCGGCGCGTAATCCGGTTCACTGCGCGTTGTTTCTGATTTCGACGCTGATTGCCACGGCGGGGCTGTTCCTGCTACTGCGGGCGGAATTTGTGGCCGGGGCGCAGATTCTGGTCTATGTGGGCGGCATTCTGGTGCTGTTTTTGTTTGTGCTGATGCTCGTCAACACCCGCAGCGAAGTCGAAAATCCGTTCAATCGGCAGGACAAGGCAGGGGCCGTGATTGCGGCACTGGTGGGGCTTTCGCTGCTGGGCGCTGTGACCTACACGCAGCAGCGGGGGGGCTTTTTCAAAACCCGTCCGTCCGCCGACCGGATGGCCATCGAAAACGCCCGTCCTGACCCGAACGCTCCAGCCGGTGTCATCTCGGCCGATACGGAGACGCTGGGGGTGACACTGTACACACGCGCTGTCCTGCCCTTCGAGATTGCTTCCGTATTGCTGCTGATGGCGATTGTGGGTTCGGTCCTGCTGGCGCGTGACCGGCGACAGGAAGAAATCTACGACTAG
- the nuoH gene encoding NADH-quinone oxidoreductase subunit NuoH, which translates to MMMTSWPWMLALNASPKWIESLVEWLYTYLPTWITANLTATDAADFIVWPLIQIGVMLVVVLTAVAYLTLAERKVSAWIQVRVGPNRTGPLGLLQPAADGIKLLIKEDVIPFKADKTVFTLAPIISMVCAFVVLAVLPYGPHYASITNINIGLLFILSVSSVGVLGIILGGWASNSKYPLLGALRSSAQMVSYEAAIGLTIVSALIFTRTFSMQGIVEAQKSLGVWFVLFLFPSFIVFLVSVVAETNRAPFDLAEAESELVGGFHTEYSGFRFSIFFIAEYANMVVVSAVGTTLYLGGWYVPGMDAIAAQAPEAYREAVLTLIGVMAFAIKCGLILYLFIWMRWTFPRYRYDQLMELGWKWLMPAALANIVLTATVFIIGKELGLVRSVGGVLEMEWQGKVFFTVAGFLSVFPILALLNAINRNSKSFNLRAQRTTIPVSTRKVKLSPGVKPAGV; encoded by the coding sequence ATGATGATGACCTCTTGGCCCTGGATGCTGGCGCTGAACGCATCTCCGAAGTGGATTGAGTCGCTGGTGGAGTGGCTCTACACGTACCTGCCGACGTGGATAACTGCCAACCTGACGGCAACCGACGCAGCGGACTTCATCGTGTGGCCGCTCATTCAGATTGGCGTCATGCTGGTCGTGGTGTTGACCGCCGTGGCGTATCTGACGCTGGCGGAACGCAAGGTGAGCGCGTGGATTCAGGTGCGGGTCGGACCCAATCGCACAGGGCCGCTGGGACTGCTCCAGCCGGCTGCCGATGGCATCAAACTGCTCATCAAGGAAGATGTCATTCCCTTCAAAGCCGACAAGACCGTTTTCACACTGGCACCCATCATCAGCATGGTGTGTGCGTTTGTGGTTCTGGCAGTGCTGCCCTACGGCCCGCACTACGCGAGCATCACCAACATCAACATCGGGCTGTTGTTCATCCTGTCGGTTTCGTCGGTTGGGGTGCTGGGCATCATCCTGGGCGGCTGGGCGTCGAACAGCAAGTATCCGCTGCTCGGTGCGCTGCGGTCTTCGGCACAGATGGTGAGTTATGAAGCCGCCATCGGGTTGACCATTGTCTCGGCGCTTATTTTCACCCGCACGTTTTCGATGCAGGGCATTGTCGAGGCCCAGAAAAGTCTCGGCGTGTGGTTTGTGCTCTTTCTGTTTCCGTCGTTCATCGTCTTTCTGGTTTCGGTCGTCGCTGAAACGAACCGCGCGCCATTCGATCTGGCTGAAGCGGAGTCCGAGCTGGTCGGCGGGTTTCACACGGAATACAGCGGCTTTCGGTTCTCCATCTTTTTCATTGCCGAGTACGCCAACATGGTGGTTGTTTCGGCAGTTGGGACGACGCTCTACCTGGGCGGATGGTATGTACCAGGGATGGACGCCATTGCCGCGCAGGCACCTGAAGCGTACCGCGAAGCCGTCCTGACGCTCATCGGCGTTATGGCCTTTGCCATCAAGTGCGGCCTCATCCTCTATCTCTTCATCTGGATGCGCTGGACGTTTCCCCGCTACCGCTATGACCAGCTTATGGAGTTGGGTTGGAAGTGGCTGATGCCAGCGGCGCTGGCCAACATCGTCCTGACGGCCACAGTGTTCATCATTGGCAAAGAACTGGGGCTGGTGCGCTCCGTCGGGGGCGTGCTGGAAATGGAATGGCAGGGCAAGGTGTTTTTCACCGTTGCCGGGTTTCTGTCGGTATTTCCGATTCTGGCATTGCTCAACGCCATCAACCGCAATTCCAAGAGTTTCAACCTGCGTGCGCAGCGGACGACGATTCCCGTCAGCACGCGCAAGGTCAAGTTGTCGCCCGGCGTCAAGCCGGCCGGAGTCTGA
- a CDS encoding NADH-quinone oxidoreductase subunit D — MNQIPLVTHHTETLFDADQMVLSMGPQHPSTHGVLRVILKLDGERVVDLDCDIGYLHRGAEKIFENRLYPMIAPYFDRLDYIAAVSNGLLYVETVEKAMGIEVPPRAQYLRVILTELNRLSSHLLWLATHALDIGGFTVFLYAFREREEILKIFENFFGARLTCHAFRIGGMTYDAYPGFEEQVRAFCDLFPKRLEEYETLLNENRIWLGRTVGIGVISAEDAISLGLTGAPLRGSGVDYDVRKTDPYECYADLEFDIPIGENGDTFDRYLVRMEEMRQSRRIIMQALDRLPDGPVMGKVPKVIRVPAGEVYHSVEGPKGELGLYLVSDGGTKPYRLRMRPSSFVNLGALRKMAIGSLVSDVVAVIGSLDIVLGEIDR, encoded by the coding sequence ATGAACCAGATTCCGCTTGTTACGCATCACACGGAGACCCTGTTCGACGCCGACCAGATGGTACTCAGCATGGGGCCGCAGCACCCTTCGACCCATGGCGTGCTGCGGGTCATCCTGAAGCTCGATGGAGAGCGCGTCGTGGACCTCGACTGCGACATTGGCTATCTCCACCGGGGTGCGGAGAAAATCTTCGAGAACCGGCTCTATCCGATGATTGCGCCGTATTTTGACCGCCTCGACTACATTGCCGCCGTCTCAAACGGGCTGCTCTATGTCGAAACGGTTGAAAAGGCCATGGGGATTGAAGTGCCGCCCCGGGCGCAGTACCTGCGGGTCATTCTGACTGAACTCAACCGGTTGTCGAGCCATCTGCTGTGGCTGGCAACGCACGCGCTCGACATCGGTGGCTTTACCGTTTTTCTCTATGCCTTTCGCGAGCGGGAGGAAATTCTCAAGATTTTCGAGAATTTCTTCGGGGCGCGCCTGACCTGTCACGCCTTTCGGATTGGGGGGATGACCTACGACGCCTATCCGGGGTTCGAGGAGCAGGTACGCGCCTTCTGCGACCTGTTTCCCAAGCGGTTGGAGGAGTACGAGACGCTGCTCAACGAAAACCGCATCTGGCTGGGGCGTACCGTTGGGATTGGGGTTATCTCGGCCGAAGACGCCATCAGTCTGGGCCTGACCGGGGCACCGCTGCGCGGGTCAGGTGTAGATTACGATGTGCGCAAGACCGATCCCTATGAGTGCTATGCCGACCTGGAGTTTGACATCCCGATTGGCGAAAACGGCGATACCTTCGACCGCTACCTTGTGCGCATGGAAGAAATGCGCCAGAGCCGCCGCATCATCATGCAGGCGCTCGACAGGCTGCCGGATGGCCCGGTGATGGGAAAGGTTCCAAAAGTCATACGTGTTCCGGCCGGCGAGGTGTATCACTCGGTCGAAGGCCCGAAAGGCGAGTTGGGGCTGTATCTGGTTTCCGATGGGGGAACAAAGCCCTACCGGCTGCGCATGCGTCCGTCTTCATTTGTTAACTTGGGCGCATTGCGCAAGATGGCCATTGGTTCGCTCGTGTCGGATGTCGTGGCCGTGATTGGTTCGCTCGATATTGTGCTGGGTGAGATTGACCGATGA
- a CDS encoding NADH-quinone oxidoreductase subunit C — MSEETKPTPDAAPPASEAGAVPDAEREAKIAAAKAKAAAAKAAREAAAAAPPEGESAAPVAPAKAPAKAAAKAPAKAAAAKKEAAPAYAEIKDDAFIASLRAAFQDDIKEAVTSNGQQILRVVPERARDLLWYLRYDASIKFDMLTDVTAVHYPDRKAFEVVYQLYSIAENRRLRVKAELPEDQPIYTVCDIWAAANWLEREVYDMFGICFEGHPDLRRILLPEGWVGFPLRKEYPVEYRHNEWVAENLNILEIPEGADLTGKFE, encoded by the coding sequence ATGTCTGAGGAAACCAAGCCGACACCAGATGCCGCGCCGCCGGCTTCCGAAGCAGGGGCCGTGCCGGATGCGGAACGTGAGGCCAAGATAGCCGCTGCCAAGGCCAAGGCGGCAGCGGCGAAAGCCGCCCGTGAAGCGGCGGCGGCAGCACCGCCGGAAGGCGAGTCCGCTGCTCCGGTCGCACCGGCCAAAGCTCCGGCGAAAGCCGCTGCCAAGGCCCCGGCCAAGGCTGCCGCAGCCAAGAAAGAGGCTGCGCCGGCCTATGCCGAGATCAAGGACGACGCCTTCATTGCGTCCCTGCGCGCGGCTTTTCAGGACGACATCAAGGAGGCCGTCACCAGCAATGGGCAGCAAATCCTGCGGGTAGTGCCGGAACGGGCGCGCGACCTGCTCTGGTATCTGCGCTACGACGCCTCCATCAAGTTCGACATGCTCACCGATGTCACGGCCGTTCACTATCCCGACCGCAAGGCCTTTGAGGTGGTCTATCAGTTGTATTCCATCGCGGAAAACCGGCGGCTGCGGGTCAAGGCGGAGCTGCCTGAGGATCAACCGATCTACACCGTCTGCGATATTTGGGCCGCAGCCAACTGGCTGGAGCGTGAGGTGTACGACATGTTCGGTATCTGCTTTGAAGGGCATCCCGATCTGCGCCGCATCCTCCTGCCGGAGGGTTGGGTCGGGTTTCCACTCCGCAAGGAGTACCCGGTTGAATACCGCCATAACGAATGGGTGGCCGAGAACCTAAACATCCTTGAAATCCCGGAAGGGGCTGATCTCACCGGGAAGTTTGAATGA
- a CDS encoding radical SAM protein: MKPIKHAEKALSKLAGGLFEAIQSVNKYRPAPSFTPKWSDKPMLKSWQKTKPTLGWPRTTDSLCPKCVKEAREKILSGEVDYTILINERVGEIKAQIVKRHNPETGRDEVWMEKECPIHGRFEDLMAIDANFLAHIESQFPGRDIDAHNDAGLHNHGTSSIKHGRGSVLTIDLTNRCNMMCDPCFMDANQVGFVHELSLEEVKEILDNAIRIKPRRQMSVQFSGGEPTLSPHFFEAIRYARELGYNSVQCATNGIEFAKSKEFCRKAAEAGLRYVYLQFDGIGNDANSHRQVGNLFDVKLRAIENLHEAGVEIVLVVTLVNGVTNDQVAPVIRFALDNPKKIAFISFQPVSFTGRDEDITDERRLRQRYTLSHLAYDVKEQVGITEPTRDWFPISVMSTIADFADLAHGPEAQFGHLSCGCHPNCGVGTAVMIDKETKEMVPVPEFINVPQLLKDMQAITDAGRGRVFSSFMMALSLLRNYDPYKSPTHFTLKALLEKFDKSLGISGRDYGSVKGNRTREDIEKRRRDRWNFLFIAGMWFQDLFNYDFRRTEMCIIPYGTQEGEISFCAYNTGVGWRNIIEDMHKNATVAKWYKEHGKHEIYAKGRNVELPDGPCTLNVNPEDAARVRPRDGEVPMTAAEEKRMMEKLFREKVLGIRNGETKLVQLGRAKKSAINGAGATAKGAVNGNGVSAVAAGQASAPVAAVATATGSNGRPAAK, encoded by the coding sequence ATGAAGCCCATCAAACACGCTGAGAAGGCGTTGTCAAAGCTCGCAGGAGGGCTGTTTGAAGCCATACAGTCAGTCAACAAGTACCGCCCAGCCCCTTCCTTCACCCCCAAGTGGTCTGACAAGCCCATGCTCAAGTCGTGGCAGAAAACCAAGCCGACGCTCGGCTGGCCACGGACAACCGACTCGCTCTGCCCGAAGTGTGTCAAGGAGGCGCGCGAGAAAATTCTGAGCGGTGAGGTGGATTACACCATTCTCATCAATGAGCGAGTGGGGGAAATCAAGGCCCAGATCGTCAAGCGCCACAACCCGGAGACCGGGCGGGACGAAGTCTGGATGGAGAAAGAATGCCCAATTCATGGCCGCTTTGAGGACCTGATGGCCATTGACGCCAATTTTCTGGCTCATATCGAATCGCAGTTTCCGGGACGTGACATTGACGCCCACAACGACGCCGGGCTGCACAACCACGGCACAAGTTCCATCAAGCACGGACGCGGTTCCGTACTGACCATTGACCTGACCAACCGCTGCAACATGATGTGCGACCCGTGCTTTATGGACGCCAACCAGGTTGGCTTTGTCCATGAACTGTCCCTGGAGGAAGTCAAGGAAATTCTCGACAACGCCATCCGCATCAAGCCACGGCGGCAGATGTCGGTGCAGTTTTCCGGCGGCGAGCCAACCTTGTCGCCTCACTTCTTTGAGGCCATCCGGTATGCCCGTGAGTTGGGGTACAACAGCGTCCAGTGCGCCACCAACGGCATCGAGTTTGCCAAAAGCAAGGAGTTCTGCCGCAAGGCGGCCGAAGCCGGCCTGCGGTATGTCTATCTCCAGTTCGACGGCATCGGCAACGACGCCAACAGCCACCGGCAGGTGGGGAACCTGTTTGATGTGAAGCTCCGGGCAATTGAAAACCTGCACGAAGCCGGCGTGGAAATCGTGCTCGTCGTCACGCTGGTCAACGGTGTCACCAACGATCAGGTGGCCCCGGTGATTCGTTTCGCGCTGGACAATCCCAAGAAAATTGCCTTCATCTCCTTCCAGCCGGTTTCCTTTACCGGACGCGACGAGGACATCACCGACGAGCGGCGGCTGCGCCAGCGCTACACGCTTTCGCACCTGGCCTACGATGTCAAAGAACAGGTTGGCATCACGGAACCAACCCGCGACTGGTTTCCCATCTCCGTCATGAGCACGATTGCCGACTTTGCCGATCTGGCCCATGGACCGGAAGCCCAGTTCGGTCATCTGAGCTGCGGCTGCCATCCCAACTGCGGCGTTGGGACGGCCGTGATGATTGACAAGGAAACCAAAGAGATGGTGCCGGTGCCGGAGTTCATCAATGTGCCGCAGCTTCTCAAGGATATGCAGGCGATTACGGATGCCGGGCGGGGGCGTGTTTTCTCGTCGTTTATGATGGCCCTGTCGCTGCTGCGCAACTATGATCCCTACAAGTCGCCGACGCACTTCACACTCAAGGCTCTGCTGGAAAAATTTGACAAGTCGCTGGGCATTTCCGGGCGCGACTACGGCAGTGTCAAGGGCAACCGGACACGGGAAGATATTGAGAAGCGCCGGCGTGACCGGTGGAACTTCCTGTTCATCGCCGGCATGTGGTTCCAAGACCTGTTCAACTATGACTTCCGCCGGACCGAGATGTGCATCATCCCTTACGGCACTCAGGAAGGTGAGATTTCCTTCTGCGCCTACAACACGGGGGTTGGCTGGCGGAACATCATCGAGGATATGCACAAAAACGCCACGGTGGCGAAGTGGTACAAGGAGCACGGCAAGCACGAAATCTACGCCAAGGGGCGGAATGTCGAGCTGCCGGATGGGCCCTGCACCCTCAACGTCAATCCTGAAGACGCGGCGCGTGTGCGTCCACGTGACGGCGAAGTGCCGATGACCGCAGCCGAAGAAAAGCGGATGATGGAAAAACTTTTCCGCGAGAAAGTGCTCGGCATCAGGAACGGCGAGACCAAGCTCGTGCAGCTTGGGCGTGCCAAAAAGTCTGCAATCAACGGCGCTGGCGCGACCGCCAAGGGGGCTGTCAACGGGAACGGAGTAAGCGCCGTCGCCGCCGGGCAAGCATCTGCGCCCGTTGCGGCGGTCGCTACGGCAACTGGCAGCAACGGTCGCCCGGCTGCAAAGTAA
- a CDS encoding zinc-ribbon domain containing protein produces the protein MEAEDKALTPVFEDIHLNCVECGAPFVFTAGEQQFFFDKGLKNAPKRCKPCKTRKNERFNQLLSMMATDGSRPRIQVEVECAECGIQTTVPFLPTQGRPVLCRDCFVRAQVTAQVTPPVAAPACTKPAVKYVPPTAA, from the coding sequence ATGGAAGCTGAGGACAAAGCACTTACGCCGGTGTTTGAAGACATCCACCTCAACTGTGTCGAGTGTGGCGCGCCTTTCGTCTTCACCGCTGGCGAGCAACAATTTTTCTTTGACAAGGGTTTGAAAAATGCACCCAAGCGGTGCAAGCCGTGCAAAACACGCAAGAATGAGCGTTTCAATCAACTGCTCAGCATGATGGCGACGGATGGGAGTCGTCCGCGCATCCAGGTCGAAGTGGAATGTGCGGAGTGCGGTATCCAGACGACCGTGCCATTTTTACCAACGCAGGGGCGCCCGGTGCTCTGCCGGGATTGCTTCGTCCGCGCCCAGGTCACGGCCCAGGTCACGCCGCCAGTCGCGGCACCAGCCTGTACCAAACCAGCCGTCAAGTACGTGCCGCCAACCGCGGCCTGA
- a CDS encoding S1C family serine protease — protein MLRLTIRQVIWLVIAASIIGGGGITVAAYFTAKWLDARQTPPPLPSTVNSGSEPLPEASAPQLEADERNNISVYERVSPGVVNINTTSFVEDFFFGAYPQQGSGSGSIIDTKGHILTNYHVIEGASRLDVTLADNTSYPATVVGADPDNDLAIIRIQAPPERLRVVPLGSSRNLKVGQKVLAIGNPFGLNLTLTSGIISALGRPLRSENGRTIENVIQTDASINPGNSGGPLLNSAGEMIGINTAIYSPRGGSVGIGFAVPVDIAKQIIPDLLEYGRVRRPWLGITGTYQLNARLAQRLNLPVSEGLILTGLAPRGPAAQAGLYASDRVIQRGGQIIVGDVLVKVGDVPIRSNEDLYRSLRERKIGETIPVTIVRTGQTLTVNVTLQERPYG, from the coding sequence ATGCTTCGCCTGACGATTCGCCAAGTCATCTGGTTGGTCATTGCAGCTTCCATTATTGGCGGCGGTGGCATTACAGTTGCTGCCTACTTCACCGCCAAATGGCTCGATGCCCGGCAGACACCGCCGCCCCTGCCTTCCACGGTCAATTCCGGCTCCGAGCCGCTGCCGGAGGCGTCCGCCCCGCAGCTTGAAGCGGATGAGCGCAACAACATCAGCGTGTACGAGCGGGTCAGCCCCGGCGTGGTCAACATCAACACGACCTCGTTTGTCGAAGACTTCTTTTTTGGGGCCTATCCTCAGCAGGGAAGCGGGTCGGGTTCGATCATTGATACCAAAGGTCATATCCTGACCAACTACCACGTCATCGAGGGGGCCAGCCGGCTGGATGTCACCCTGGCAGACAACACTTCCTACCCGGCAACGGTCGTTGGAGCGGACCCGGACAATGACCTGGCCATCATCCGCATCCAGGCACCGCCGGAGCGCCTGCGCGTCGTGCCGCTAGGGTCGTCACGTAATTTGAAAGTCGGCCAGAAGGTGCTGGCCATTGGCAATCCGTTTGGGCTGAACCTGACCCTCACCTCGGGCATTATCAGCGCCCTGGGACGGCCGCTCCGCAGTGAGAATGGACGCACCATCGAGAATGTCATCCAAACGGATGCGTCCATCAATCCCGGCAACTCCGGCGGGCCGCTGCTCAACTCAGCCGGCGAGATGATTGGCATCAATACGGCAATTTATTCCCCGCGCGGAGGCAGCGTCGGCATCGGTTTTGCCGTTCCGGTAGATATTGCCAAGCAGATTATCCCCGACCTGCTCGAATATGGCCGGGTACGCCGTCCGTGGTTGGGGATTACCGGAACGTATCAGCTCAACGCCCGGCTGGCGCAGCGGCTGAACCTGCCGGTCAGTGAGGGGCTGATTCTGACAGGCCTGGCACCGCGCGGCCCGGCCGCACAGGCGGGCCTGTATGCCAGTGACCGGGTCATCCAGCGGGGCGGACAGATCATCGTTGGGGATGTGCTGGTCAAAGTGGGTGACGTACCCATCAGGTCCAATGAGGATTTGTACCGTTCGCTCCGGGAGAGAAAAATTGGCGAAACTATCCCCGTGACCATCGTGCGCACCGGGCAGACACTGACGGTCAATGTGACGTTGCAGGAGAGGCCGTACGGATAG
- a CDS encoding SDR family oxidoreductase, which translates to MTTANLTGKTLFITGASRGIGLAIALRAARDGARIAIAAKTAEPHPKLPGTVYTAAAEIEAAGGKALPLVVDIQDENQVAAAVAQTVETFGGIDILVNNASAISLTPTLQTPMKRYDLMHRINTRGTFVCSQACLPHLFKADNPHILNISPPLNMEARWFAPHVAYTMAKYGMSMCVLGMAEEFREQGVAVNALWPRTAIATAAVRNLLGGDETIRRCRKPEIMADAAYAILTQPSRACTGNFFIDEDVLRSAGVTDFTPYAVDASAELLPDFFI; encoded by the coding sequence ATGACAACTGCAAATCTGACCGGAAAGACGCTGTTCATTACCGGTGCCAGCCGTGGCATCGGGTTGGCTATTGCCCTCCGGGCTGCGCGCGATGGCGCCCGCATCGCCATTGCCGCCAAAACGGCCGAACCTCACCCGAAGCTGCCCGGAACTGTCTATACGGCAGCAGCGGAAATTGAAGCCGCCGGCGGGAAAGCCCTGCCGCTTGTCGTGGACATTCAGGACGAAAACCAGGTGGCCGCAGCCGTGGCGCAGACGGTCGAAACCTTCGGCGGCATTGATATTCTGGTCAACAACGCCAGCGCCATCAGCCTGACCCCGACGCTGCAAACGCCCATGAAGCGGTATGACCTGATGCACCGGATCAACACCCGTGGCACGTTCGTCTGCTCGCAGGCGTGTCTGCCGCACCTGTTCAAGGCGGACAATCCGCATATCCTCAACATCTCACCGCCGCTCAACATGGAAGCCCGGTGGTTTGCCCCGCACGTGGCCTACACCATGGCCAAGTACGGGATGAGTATGTGCGTGCTGGGCATGGCCGAGGAGTTTCGTGAACAGGGCGTGGCGGTCAATGCGCTGTGGCCGCGCACAGCGATTGCTACGGCTGCCGTCCGCAACCTGCTCGGTGGCGACGAGACGATTCGGCGCTGCCGGAAGCCGGAAATCATGGCCGATGCCGCCTATGCCATTCTGACCCAGCCGAGCCGCGCCTGCACGGGCAACTTCTTCATTGACGAAGACGTTTTGCGGAGCGCTGGCGTTACCGACTTCACGCCCTACGCCGTAGATGCTTCAGCCGAGCTGCTGCCGGACTTTTTCATCTGA
- a CDS encoding DUF92 domain-containing protein — protein MEVFDPAWRAASLAGAADSSEMRRRLVHVGMGIFALAVVSFWQTLLMGLSGLALAWVLPKWMPSLLRPHEQAQGYSVGVIAYPAAVVVLTLIFPKDLWVVAGGWAMMAYGDGMAVVCGQGIRGPKLWWNPRKSLFGTLGFILFGWLGTLVTVLVVGGHPFTPLGLALVILAAAGVAALLESLPYDICDNPLVAGSAAGVLFLATQLDWTAWQAAQAGVLARLPLALALAVVLGLVARATKSVDWSGALTGAGFALILYATLGWLGVGGLMAFFIVGTVASKIGYEKKRAKRTAQEIRTWRNAVANAGVAALCAPLVVLTPHAGLFTVAVLGSFAAAASDTVAGEIGRVYGGVPYSITTWRRARIGDNGAVSVIGLLAGLLTAIAFGALAYAAADANLHRAVWCIAIGGMGGNLMDSLLGATAENAGYLDNEAVNFVCTLCGALLAVLLFAL, from the coding sequence ATGGAAGTCTTCGATCCCGCCTGGCGTGCAGCGTCGCTGGCTGGCGCAGCGGACAGCTCGGAGATGCGCCGGCGGCTGGTGCATGTCGGTATGGGGATTTTCGCCCTGGCCGTCGTTTCGTTCTGGCAAACCCTGTTGATGGGGCTGTCCGGGTTGGCTCTGGCCTGGGTACTCCCCAAGTGGATGCCCAGCCTGCTCCGCCCGCATGAGCAGGCGCAGGGTTACTCAGTGGGCGTCATCGCCTACCCGGCAGCGGTAGTGGTGCTCACCCTGATCTTTCCGAAGGACCTGTGGGTTGTGGCCGGCGGCTGGGCCATGATGGCGTACGGGGATGGCATGGCGGTGGTCTGTGGGCAGGGCATCCGCGGCCCGAAGCTGTGGTGGAATCCACGGAAAAGCCTCTTCGGAACACTGGGATTCATCCTGTTCGGATGGCTGGGCACACTCGTCACAGTGCTCGTGGTAGGCGGCCATCCCTTCACGCCACTGGGACTCGCCCTGGTCATTCTGGCGGCCGCTGGCGTGGCAGCGCTGCTGGAGTCGCTGCCCTATGACATCTGCGACAATCCCCTCGTGGCCGGTTCGGCGGCTGGCGTGCTGTTCCTGGCCACCCAACTCGACTGGACGGCCTGGCAGGCCGCCCAGGCCGGCGTCCTTGCCCGGCTGCCCTTGGCCTTGGCGCTGGCCGTCGTTCTGGGGCTTGTCGCCCGCGCGACGAAATCCGTGGACTGGTCGGGGGCGCTCACCGGCGCCGGCTTTGCGCTGATCCTCTATGCAACGCTGGGCTGGCTGGGAGTGGGCGGACTCATGGCGTTTTTCATTGTCGGCACAGTCGCCTCGAAAATCGGCTATGAGAAGAAGCGCGCCAAGCGTACGGCGCAGGAAATCCGTACCTGGCGCAATGCCGTCGCCAATGCCGGCGTTGCGGCCTTGTGTGCCCCCCTGGTCGTCCTGACCCCCCACGCCGGACTCTTTACGGTTGCCGTCCTTGGCTCATTTGCGGCGGCGGCTTCAGACACCGTGGCCGGAGAAATCGGCCGGGTCTATGGCGGCGTGCCCTACTCGATCACGACCTGGCGGCGCGCCCGGATTGGTGACAACGGCGCGGTGTCCGTCATTGGTCTGCTGGCCGGGTTGCTCACGGCCATTGCCTTTGGCGCGCTGGCCTACGCTGCCGCCGATGCCAATCTGCACCGGGCGGTCTGGTGCATTGCCATCGGGGGCATGGGCGGCAACCTGATGGACAGCCTGCTCGGCGCTACGGCCGAAAACGCCGGCTACCTGGACAACGAAGCCGTCAACTTCGTCTGCACGCTGTGCGGCGCGCTGCTTGCCGTTTTGCTTTTCGCGTTGTAA